The window CATCAATGCGTACAtcatctagtgcaagaagatcatcaatgggtacattatctagtgcaagacgatcttcaatgggtacaccatcgacagacccgacagacacatcaccgccagacccctcatttgcgatggcattaactagtgaaaccgtattggaagtcggttcgttgtttgaaaataaaaaagaacttcaacttgctctatataaataccaatcattttgaattcaaagtggagaagtcaagaaaaaatctttgggaactcaaatgtttggatgagacatgcaagtggagcttgcgagctgtgaaaggtaagttttctgagatgtttgagatccggaaatttgagcaacaacactcatgctcagttttatcgaggcccaagaaaaaaatgcaaacaccagcatgggttattgggcagtgcgtgaagagcaagtacatggaccatcatcataaccacttgcctaagaaaataattaaagacaTGCAGTTaacttatgggatatttttgacttataataaggcattgagggcaagggaaaatgctttaatagctgtgcgaggaacggtagaggattcctatggaatactgtcatcatacctttacatgttggagaagtgtaatcctggtaccataaccgacatacagacagacaagctcgaccacttcaagtatatgttcatgtacctaggcctctcaattaggggtttcaaatcctttttccgtcctgtattatgtgttgatgctagttttcttaagcacaaggtgggtggtcaattattggtggctattgcattggatgcgaatgagcaactatatcctgtcgcattcggcgttgttgattcaaagattaataataactcatggacttatttcatgcaaaaactgagagacgcaattggattagttgatgatctcgtcttcgtatccgacagacacccaaacatcgctaatgccttgtgtgctgttttcccagaagcagaccacggtgcgtgcacatatcacataaaaatgaatattgtggccaaattcaaaagtgataagTGTCATGCGGAGTTTGATTCGGCTTCAAGGGCGTACACTATCCACGAATTTAATCGGTGGTTTGACAAGATCAAGGTTAAAGATCacaggattgctgcctatttgtaagaaattgggttccaaagatggagtagagcattttttcccggtaagcgatacaatcaactcacaagcaattatgctgagagtttcaatagtcaaagaagggaagccagaaagtatcccatttcagaaatggctgagtatttaagattcacaatacaacattggtttaacgatagaagagaaagagcgtctaatcacgaagaagttttatctccaaattatgagaaggtgttatgtgagggattcgagaaggccagattctatacagtccaatcgcttaaccgattcgagttttatgtgcatgacaatcagtcccatttcaaagtcaatttgaaagacatgaactgcacttgtagagtatttgaagtttcgggtcttccttgtacgcatgcaatggctgctgcccgtagtcggaatttggtttcttatgacttcttttcaaggtattaatatttagctcacgtgttcattctgtttaaccaattaataattcGTTATATTTTCCCTGCACACAAGTATTACAAAACTGAGTGTTGGATAAATTCATATgccgagacatgttatcctcctggtgatgaagaaaattgggatgttcccgaacatatcaagcaacgttcGTGACTTAAACCAAATGTAAAGGTTAAGAAAGGCaggccacaaacaaagcgtaagTATTCCcagggtgaggtccgtaaggtcccgagacgatACAGCTCATGTGCTGGgctaggacataatagggcaacatgcaaagcagtgatgcctgtACCATCTACTACAAGAGCTTCATCATTTAAGCAGCAtgagtcatcatctcaacaatatgaacctttagcttgatagatactatgttgtaatatatgttgttaattgaactATTGTACTGGTAAGATAATATGCGTAAGATATTATGTTGTTAATTCAGGTTTAAAGTTTATGTTGTATGTTGTAGTAGTAGTATATGAGTAGGGAAACAATGAGTaataacttagcgaaacgctgaGTACTTAGCGattcgctaggtacttagcgattcactaggtacttagcgaaacgaagagtactaacttagcgaaacgaagagtactaacttagcgaaacgatgaccctaacttagcgaaacgaagagtCAATTCGAGGTTATCTTTTTTGTACGTTGAATGGTCAATTCAAGGGTTACACTTGTTTTTTACGTTGAAGGTTTTCTGTAATTCAAGTTCAAAATTCAATATACATTAGCGTACTCAAGGTTTACAATAcatacatcaaaataatttatcatccaacttcaaaaatattcatcaaggtttacaatacatcaaaataatttatccaaTTTACACAATTTACTTCAAAATAATGTTTACACTAAGGTTCGATAATCTGATGGAATAACCTGACCGCCATCTTCTGCCTAAAAAACTCCATGTTTTCTGAGGTCACATTGTGCACGGCTTGATTAGCGCTCAAGTGTTCCATATACATTAGCGTGAATACCCCACAGTCCCCGCTCTCGGTTGCCCGTGGGACTTCTCCAACCTTAGCTGCTGCGGTTTTCACTTTGGGGTGTGGTAACCGTTTGTATGTCATTGGTTGGATGGGGGCTTCGAAGTTGAATTTAGGATACCTTACCCTCTCACATGTGGAATCATGTCGTAGAAGGGTTTCAAATAAGGATCCAGATTCTTATAAAGATAGGCATCACAGTCGTACACGTCAATGCGGTACTTTTGAAGacgtgctacacacaaaatccaatGTCGCTGGTTAATGTTCACAGACATGTAGACATCGTCAATTGTTGACCATTCAGACATATATCTATGTGGTGCGCCCATATAATAGTCTTTGAATTCGGCGACTGGATAGTTTGCAGGATCCTTAATAAAAGCCCTGTGCTCTCGCCTAATTCTATTCGACAATACGCAATCCCCTATTGCCACATGCGGatttttatatgtcttgggatagTCGGAAATCCTTTTCCGCAATAGATGGCAGAATGCATCGATTTCCTGCACAATGGGAGTATACAACATACATTTAGTATATATCAAACAATATTGACTAAATATTaagcgaaacgataagtactaagcgaaacgataagtactcagcgaaacgataagtactcaacgaaacgataagtactcagcgaaacgataagtactaaGCGAAATGATGAGTACTCAGCGAAACGATGAGTACTTGGCAAAACGATGAgtattaatgaataatgaattgatttgcACGACTTACAGTGTCTTCAAGCCATGTCAACCTTGTTATAACTCTAACAAACATATCCTTCTTTGCTTGGCAAAGATGTACATCCTTTGTCTGATTATCGGTTTCTAGATCAACCAACCACGCTTTTATTTTATCCAGCagctcatcttcaaatttttgaaggtgattcactttcattggatcctttgtcttgggcagttttgacaaagaagggttggtgtacgagtcatcttttttcggcttcctcactctcctcccataatttcctttaggaggagtattgtataactggaaatcatcattgtcatcattgTCATCTCCTCCCATAATTTCCTCATTTGTCTATGCCTTCACATCCACACCCACACTCTtctcatccttcaccttcactttcagatccttcaccttcactttcaAATCAACTTTCACATCATCCACCTTAGCCACACCATCCATCTTCTCACCGTCCTCCACCTTAGCCTCATCATCCATCTTCTCAtcgtcctccaccttctcatcgttCTCTTTTacatcatcctccaccttctcatcgtcCTCTTTTcgttcatcctccaccttctcatcgtcTTCCTTTACATCATCTTTCTTCCCATCATTCCCATCATtcaccttctcatcatccccCACAGTCCCCTGCATCGATATCATCTTctacaaaatagacaaaattcTGGTTAGTACTTAGCTAGTGGTACTAACTtggcgaaacgacaagtacttagcgtttcgcgacaagggcaaaatcgtataaaaaaaatatagaactaCGAGcgcaaaaaaataacaaattaccatcagatcaaataacctcatctttgaggttatttgatcaaatttcccgttATTACCTTgttcatgtttgtttatttattcttGAGATTTCCTCTAGTCTTTAAAGTTGTAAAGAAGTAGCATTAACATTTACAAATACAAATGATCTCCATTAACTTTGTATGATCCTTAATTTAGGCAGTATGCCGTCCCCAtactaaaagaaaaatatgtgtGGGACAGATGTGCCTACCCGCATAGCCTACCCAGACAAGTCTTTTTGCTGACCAGACAAGTGTTTTTTTTGCTGAAATAAGAAAATAGTGATGATTTGATTATATAACAAATGCATGTATGATATATATTTAGGCATCATCTACACCTTTTCTATTTCTAGGATATAGCTCAATTGACATTAATAGCTTTAAGAAACGAGAAGATCAATGGGAAATTTTTCACTTTTGCTGGTCCTCCGGCTTGGACAACCCAAGAGGTAAGTAAATGTCATTCTAGCCGATATTCCATTGATTCATCATCCTCTACCTTTTTATCAACATTTCATATAGAATGTCTCGATCATCTTCATATAAAAGATGAAGGATGAACTGTTTATTTGAATATCATTAGAAACGACTCTTTTTTGTGGTAGATAACACTATGCAAAAACTAGCGGGACATGCAAACGTTTACCACAGTCCCGGTTTCAATTATGAGAATAATAGTGCTTCATCAatgatgttattattatatatgatgtgTTTTCAGCTTacagaaaagaagaaatatatcAGACAAATCCTCTTCTTTAATTTTACTAGTTGTTGTTGtacttaataattattaatgtttggtgATATTCATCTTCAGATTTGTTCTTCATCGCAAGGTGAGCATCCTTCCTGAGCTATTTCCGTTATTTGAAGGCCGGAATCGTACATGGATCCCGGTGTCCAGTTCGCCGGAAGAACACTGTGTTTCGTATAAATCCACTTCCCGTCGAACCCTGAGGTCACCACCATTCTCATTTGCAATGCGCCGCTTGGGACTCTGCTCGTCGCCCACACCGCATCGTTGCCTCGCCGGTTCAAACTACTCCAGTCCAAAGAACCAACCTGcacaaccaaccaaccaaccaattTCACATAAGTTGAAATCAAATCAAGtcatgaatgaatgaatgaatgaatcaatTCAAGTCACCTGAGCCACGTCAACTTCGACAATCTCTGTCTGACCGCCTTGATAGATGAATTTGAGGGCGAGATAGCTTGGCCTATGGCTACTCTCATCCACATTAATTGTCAAGTTCTTGTTCTTGTATTCACATGGTATTCTGTTCCCATCAAATAATAATACACACCAGGTTTTTGTATGTTATTACCAAGtattaaaaaccaaaaaaaaaaaacaggtcAAATGGATTGATTTCAAACCTTCTGTATTGGACATCGAGAATACCCTGACGGAGAATATCGCGCTCTTTGCCCTTGTTAGCCATGGCGACAAAAGCACTACGGGTAAGGACAAAATCTGTGTTTTTGTCATTGTTGAGATCTGTCACTATCACCTTCGTCCCCTGTTTACTACACAGAGTGGCGTTCTTGCAACTTATctacacaaacaaacaaattaaccAAAACAATCAATCCAAGCCCTACCCAACCCAAATATAGGAAATGGGGAAACACCAGACCCACATTAAAACAGGAACCACAGCCAGCTCCTTTTTTGTAGATGGAAGGAGAAGCAGCAGCGACCATTCCGTTACTGAAACTTGTGGTTAGAGAACCATACCCACAAGCCCCACCTGCAGCATTAATTATGGATCCATCTAATTtgtcaaatcaattaaaaatgaagaGTTTATgacgatgatgaagaagatgaattcTTTCTTACGAGAAATGGCATAATCGCCGGAGAAGTAGGCGACCTTGGAGTTATGCAGGCATCGATCACATGCCGCAGTTGCAGAAGAAGAAACTATGAGGACGAAGAAGAAATGGAGGaaacaaaaatatgttgaaGAATACATTATGTCTGGTTTTAGTGGGAGAGGAAGGTCTATAGtgcactatatatatatatatatatattatgcttgtttgtttgataatatcatctacaaagaaaataaaataatatttacgtTAAAGttcttcatttaataatattatttgtgtcATTAAAGTCATCCAAAATGACACATTTTACTTtctaattagttatttataaatcattctttaaaaaagcacataaaagataaataaaaatacaataaaaaactGTAAGAACAAAAGTTTGAGACATATTATTTGACATTACACTCTTATTTTCGTTTGGCTGTAAGTTTTTTCTACTATGAAATTGATCATCCAACCaactttttaagtaaaaaatgtttttttttataatattgggATGCAAGTAAAATATTGAATGATGAGTccaataacaaatattttactaaCCAACTTTTCAAACAAATTGTATATAAGTCTGTTATTTAATAACATAACCataattagatataaatttttattatttaattatattaaatatttaaaacaaaacaaaataatatagaaagtaaaaatataataaaccaaacattaaaaagttgttttttttataatatagggatgcaaatttaatattgaatgattagcaaaatatattttactaatcAACTTTCTAAATAAATTGTACATCAGTCAAAGTTATTTAATgacataatcataattaaataaatttatattatttaattacattaaatatttaaaacaaagcaaaataatataaaaagtaaaagtatgataaacaagacattaaaaagttgttttttttttataatatagggatgcaaatttaatattgaatgaTTTATTAATCAACTTTCTAAATAAATTGTACATCAGTCAAAGTTATTTAATAACATAAtcataattagataaaatttatattatttaattacattaaatatttaaaacaaagcaaaataataaagaaagtaAAGTATGATAaaccaaaaattttaaagttgttgtttTGCTTggaaaaaataagtttttaaattatttgggaATTTACATACATTCTTTTACtaatgagaatgaaagaaaggCCAACAGCAATAGCGTAAATAGTAAATAAATGCcataattagtaaataaaactattattcaGTCTAGTCACGTAATATTCATGTTTTATCAATATATTCACAtctctatttattttctcaaaatatctatatttttataaacttataaataactcattaattacacattttataataattaaaaatttcaaacaaatattaatatattatatctatataattaaattaataatatttaatcaatttaaataaaataaattaaaatattataaattaaaataaaatatatattatataaatattaaaattacaaacatattttatctttacttagtcttataattataacttatatgattaaaattcaacaaattaaattaaataatttaaatatatatatacactacatgaaattaaagttatataaataaaattaaattacatagataaaatacacattttattttaatgtttacctaagatattttattttagtttataatatttatttaaattatttaatttatcattcttaattaattgactagttgaaaattttaaattgcataagtttaattttaattatatacatattatatttataaaattaaataaaaataaataaaaattatataaatattaaaataaaatgtataataaaattgaattatgtcCTCACCATCTAAAAAGAATTCatgtcttataataaaattaaatataatatatttataaaattatgtaaagataaaaatgaataactcaaataaatatattatatataatgtataaagataaaatatagttgtaataataaaataagatgtataaagataaataaagttatattttaattttatctttttttgtaatatattttattttaatgtataatacttatttgaattatttaaaacaaagcAAAATAATATAGAAAGTAAAAATAGGATAAACTAAACATtaaaaagttgtttttttataatattggaatgcaaataaaatatttaatgatgagtcaaataataaatattttactaatcaACTTTCCAAACAAAATTTACATCATTCTAAGTTATTTAAtaacataatcataattacataaaatttatattatttaattacactaaatatttaaaacaaagtaaaataataaagaaagtaTAAATATGATAAACCAAACATTTAATAGTTGTTTGTGGAAAAATctaagtttttaaattatttgaaaattgaccCGTAATCTTTTACTAATGAGAGAAAGAAAGACCAAGGCATAAGCAAAAATTGAACTATTACCTAGTCTATTCAcctaataatcatttttttattataacctaattttctttacattttattaaaatattcatattctCTCTAAACTCATAATTAACTCATTTATTAgacattttctaataattaaaaatctcaaataaatattaatatattttatctatataattaaattaataatatttaatcaatttaaataaaataaatttaactattataaattaaaataaaatatatattatatagatattaaaattacacacatattttatctctacttaatcttatatttgttaaattaaataatttaaatatatatatatatatattcactatattaaaataaagttatataaataaaatgaaactacatagataaaatatacattttatcttaatttttatctaagataaattttagattataatatttatttaaattatttaatttatcattcttaattaattgactagttggaaattttaaattgcataaatttaattttaattatatatattatatttataaaattaaataaaaataactaatttaaataaataaaaattatataaatattaatataaaatgtacaaaaataaatttagttgtataataaatttgaattatgtcCTAACCTTCTAAAAAGAATTCatgtcttataataaaattaaatataatatatttataaaattaagtaaaataaaaatgaataattcaaataaatatattatatataatgtataaagataaaataaagttgtaataaaaaaataagatgtatgaagataaataaagttatattttaattttatcttttatgtaatatattttttttaatgtataatatttatttaaattatttaaaacaaagcAAAACAATATAGAAAGTAAAAATAGGATAAACCAAacattaaaagttatttttttataatattgggatgcaaataaaatatttaatgatgagtcaaataacaaatattttactaaCCAACTTTCCAAACAAATTGTACATTAGTATGTTATTTAATAACATAACCataattagatataaatttatattatttatttatattaaatatttaaaacaaagaaaaataatatagaaagtaaaaatatgataaaccaAACATtaaaaagttgtttttttataatataggatgcaaatttaatattgaatgaTTTATTAATCAACTTTCTAAATAAATTGTACATCAGTCTAAGTTATTTAATAACATAATCATAATTAGAtaagatttatattatttaattacacaaaatatttaaaacaaagcaaaataaaaaaaaaaaaaagtaaattatgataaaccaaaaattttaaagttgttaTTTTGCTTGGAAAAAtcaagtttttaaattatttgggaATTGACATGCATTCTTTTActgatgagagagaaagaaaggcCAACAGAACAGCATTCACGTAAATAGTAAATAAATGTCCTAATTAGTAAATTGAACTATTTTTCAGTCCAGTAATATTCATGTTTTCTCAATATATTCACATCTCtattcattttctcaaaatatctctattttttataaacttataattaactcattaattacacattttcttataattaaaaatctcaaacaaatattaatatattatatctatataattaaatcaataatatttaatcaatataaataaaataaatttaaatattatcaattaaaataatatataaattatataaatattaaaattacaaacatatttcatctttacttaattttataattataattgatatgattaaaattcaacaagttaaattaaataatttaaatatatatatacactacattaaattaaagttatataaataaaattaaattacatagataaaatacacattttattttaatgtttacctaagatattttattttagtttataatatttatttaaattatttaatttatcattcttaattaattgaatagttggaaattttaaattgcataagtttaattttaataatataaatattatatttataaaattaaatatttaaataaataaaaattatataaatattaaaataaaatgtacaaaaataaattaagttgtaTAATAAAACTGAATTATGCCCTAACcatctaaaaataattcatttcttataataaaattaaatataatatatttataaaattaagtaaagataaaaatgaataattcaaataaatatattatatataatgtataaagataaaataaagttgtaatgataaaataagatgtataaagataaataaagttatattttaattttatcttttttatgtaatatattctacattaatgtataatatttattttaat is drawn from Impatiens glandulifera chromosome 3, dImpGla2.1, whole genome shotgun sequence and contains these coding sequences:
- the LOC124930379 gene encoding expansin-like A2, with the translated sequence MYSSTYFCFLHFFFVLIVSSSATAACDRCLHNSKVAYFSGDYAISRGACGYGSLTTSFSNGMVAAASPSIYKKGAGCGSCFNVGLVFPHFLYLGWISCKNATLCSKQGTKVIVTDLNNDKNTDFVLTRSAFVAMANKGKERDILRQGILDVQYRRFDGNRIPCEYKNKNLTINVDESSHRPSYLALKFIYQGGQTEIVEVDVAQVGSLDWSSLNRRGNDAVWATSRVPSGALQMRMVVTSGFDGKWIYTKHSVLPANWTPGSMYDSGLQITEIAQEGCSPCDEEQI
- the LOC124930378 gene encoding ubiquitin-like protease 4, whose protein sequence is MISMQGTVGDDEKVNDGNDGKKDDVKEDDEKVEDERKEDDEKVEDDVKENDEKVEDDEKMDDEAKVEDGEKMDGVAKVDDVKVDLKVKVKDLKVKVKDEKSVGVDVKEIDAFCHLLRKRISDYPKTYKNPHVAIGDCVLSNRIRREHRAFIKDPANYPVAEFKDYYMGAPHRYMSEWSTIDDVYMSVNINQRHWILCVARLQKYRIDVYDCDAYLYKNLDPYLKPFYDMIPHVRG